Proteins encoded within one genomic window of Blattabacterium cuenoti:
- the rpsP gene encoding 30S ribosomal protein S16: MSVKIRLKRIGKKHRPVYHIVVTDSRSPRDGKFIEKLGTYNPHTDPPSTVLKIKNAISWLMKGAQPTETVKSILSKNGVFLKIHLLEGVKKGGLTNEEAHEKFHMWYKKKYKIQ, translated from the coding sequence ATGTCTGTAAAAATACGGTTAAAAAGAATTGGGAAAAAACATAGACCTGTTTATCATATAGTTGTAACAGATTCTCGTTCTCCAAGAGATGGAAAATTTATTGAGAAACTAGGAACTTACAATCCTCATACGGATCCTCCTTCAACAGTCTTAAAAATAAAAAATGCTATATCATGGTTAATGAAAGGAGCACAACCTACAGAAACTGTAAAATCTATTTTATCTAAAAATGGCGTATTCCTAAAAATACATTTATTAGAAGGAGTAAAAAAAGGAGGATTAACTAATGAAGAAGCACATGAAAAATTTCATATGTGGTACAAAAAAAAATATAAAATTCAATAA